ACGCCCGTTCGCTGCACGATCCGGCCGGCTGCCCTGCGGGTCCGGGTGCCCCGTGACCGTCCTGGGGTGCCCGATCCCAAGCCCATCATGGACTGGAAACGCCTGCGCCAGATGGCCCTCACCGGGCCGGGCACCGGCCGTGGGTGACGGCGCCGGTCGCGGGCGGCCGACGCCTCCCGCGACCATCTACGGCGGCGCTCTCGGTGAGCTGGACCACATCGACCAGGCCGTCTACCGGGCGATCGCGGCCACGCCGTCGCCCAGCCTCGACCTCGTCCTGAGCCGGCTGTCGTCGGCCGCCGACCACTCCAAGCTGTGGTTCGCCATCGCCGCGGCGCTCATGCTCAAGCCGGGCCGGCCACGGAGGGCCGCGCTGCTGGGGGTGGCAAGCATCGGGCTCGCCTCGGCGACAGCCAACCTCGTGGGCAAGGGGCTGCTCAGGCGGGCCCGTCCCGACCGGGCCGGGGTGAACGTGCCGACAGGGCGCATGGTCAGGATGCCCGGCTCGACGTCGTTCCCTTCTGGTCACTCCGCCTCGGCCTTTGCCTTCGCGACGGCGGTCGGCGACGAGCTGCCCCTGGCGTGGCTGCCGCTGCACGCCTTGGCCGCCGCCATCACCTACTCCAGGGTCCACACCGGCGTGCACTATCCGGGTGATGTGCTGGTCGGCTCGCTCATGGGGACCGGCGCCGCCGTCGCCGTCCGCTACAGCGGCCGCATCCTGATGCGCCGGAGCGCCAGCCCATCTCGGCCGGGGTCAGCAGCGCCGTGAGCAGCAGCCCGGCGGCCAGGTGGCGTGCCAGCCAGGCGGCCCTGTAGTCGAGCAGCGTGCGT
The nucleotide sequence above comes from Actinomycetota bacterium. Encoded proteins:
- a CDS encoding phosphatase PAP2 family protein, encoding MGDGAGRGRPTPPATIYGGALGELDHIDQAVYRAIAATPSPSLDLVLSRLSSAADHSKLWFAIAAALMLKPGRPRRAALLGVASIGLASATANLVGKGLLRRARPDRAGVNVPTGRMVRMPGSTSFPSGHSASAFAFATAVGDELPLAWLPLHALAAAITYSRVHTGVHYPGDVLVGSLMGTGAAVAVRYSGRILMRRSASPSRPGSAAP